A section of the Saccharopolyspora gregorii genome encodes:
- a CDS encoding translation initiation factor IF-2 N-terminal domain-containing protein, translated as MSNTETPAGNASGPSPTSTQESGSGTFELPAKLRVHALAKLLGASSREVITSLDSLGEAVRSAQSNITREVALRVVQQLRPEQIVAEDAAEQPAAAAKQDPVPEQPAQQDETPEQPAETTPLNPVFAAPQAMFLAPEPVAARPAPAAPEPVAETDDEDDDSDHSADGEESAEGDDENGGRRRRRRGRRGRGRGKGGEGEQSEAGDEQPEDEAEKPGKQDKPGKGRKDSRKDGGRKDDAREDSTDAAAEDEKDTKSADAPAEGGGEDSSRRRRRRRRRKGAGDDDGPSRDDDPPNTVVHVREERQDNGRPESSDDEVRAIKGSTRLEAKRQRRRDGREAGRRRAPVLSESEFLARREAVDRSMVVRENGDQTQIAVLEDNVLVENFVTASGSGSLVGNVYLGRVQNVLPSMEAAFVDIGRGRNAVLYAGEVDWDAAGLAGKARRIEQALSTGDSVLVQVTKDPVGHKGARLTTQISLPGRFLVYVPGGGATGISRKLPDNERKRLKEILKRIVPDNAGVIIRTASEGTSEEALDRDVRRLQAQWEVIKEKADTPKAQAPQLLYEEPDLLIKVVRDLFTEDFSSLVVQGGDAWDTIEAYVQHVAPDLMSRLTKHTGKGDVFTEQRITEQIAKALDRKVWLPSGGYLVIDRTEAMTVIDVNTGKFTGSGGNLEETVTRNNLEAAEEIVRQLRLRDIGGIIVIDFIDMVLESNRDLVLRRLTECLGRDRTRHQVAEVTSLGLVQMTRKRVGTGLLEAYSSTCEHCRGRGLMVSTDPVVHQHGGGNSGGGGGGGSRRNRNKGKHDGSGDSDGAQHGERNGAVQEQSSKDAQSKQDSGKQDSGKQDSGKQDSGKQDSGKQDSGKQDSGKQDSGKQDSAKQESGKDSGKQESGKDSAKQDSGKHESAKDSGKQDGGKHGGGKREQGKPAEQDSGRKDGGKQDTAEQAPGEQGGKPAKQEQAAEPAAPVEQRPAQQKPEQHSAQQQSEQHSAQQQPASPAAQQPESGETNGRSRRRKVSRPAGSAGASAEPVVLAVEKPAEPATNGVPEVPAPATASVTRRPRRRAASRAAGAPTNSPEAAPGDAADATAGASSES; from the coding sequence ATGTCGAACACGGAAACGCCCGCTGGGAACGCCAGCGGGCCATCGCCCACATCCACGCAGGAAAGCGGCTCGGGCACCTTCGAACTGCCCGCCAAGCTGCGAGTGCACGCGCTGGCGAAGCTGCTGGGGGCCAGCAGCCGGGAGGTCATCACCTCCCTCGATTCGCTCGGCGAGGCCGTGCGCAGCGCGCAGTCCAACATCACGCGCGAGGTCGCGCTCCGGGTGGTGCAGCAGCTGCGTCCCGAGCAGATCGTCGCCGAGGACGCCGCCGAGCAGCCCGCCGCGGCCGCGAAGCAGGATCCGGTGCCGGAGCAGCCCGCCCAGCAGGACGAGACGCCCGAGCAGCCGGCTGAGACCACCCCGCTGAACCCGGTGTTCGCGGCCCCGCAGGCGATGTTCCTCGCCCCGGAGCCCGTCGCGGCCCGCCCCGCGCCCGCCGCGCCGGAACCGGTCGCCGAGACCGACGACGAGGACGACGACTCCGACCACTCCGCCGACGGCGAGGAATCGGCCGAGGGCGACGACGAGAACGGCGGCCGCCGCCGTCGCCGCCGCGGCCGCCGCGGCCGCGGCCGGGGCAAGGGCGGCGAAGGCGAGCAGTCCGAAGCGGGCGACGAGCAGCCCGAGGACGAGGCCGAGAAGCCCGGCAAGCAGGACAAGCCCGGCAAGGGCCGGAAGGACTCCCGCAAGGACGGCGGCCGCAAGGACGACGCCCGCGAGGACTCCACCGACGCGGCCGCCGAGGACGAGAAGGACACCAAGTCCGCCGACGCGCCCGCCGAGGGCGGCGGTGAGGACTCCAGCCGCCGTCGCCGCCGTCGCCGCCGCCGCAAGGGCGCCGGGGACGACGACGGACCGTCGCGGGACGACGATCCGCCGAACACCGTCGTGCACGTCCGGGAGGAGCGGCAGGACAACGGCCGCCCGGAGAGCAGCGACGACGAGGTCCGCGCGATCAAGGGCTCCACGCGGCTGGAGGCCAAGCGCCAGCGCCGCCGCGACGGCCGCGAAGCCGGTCGCCGCCGGGCCCCGGTGCTGTCCGAGTCCGAGTTCCTCGCCCGCCGCGAAGCGGTGGACCGCAGCATGGTGGTGCGCGAGAACGGCGACCAGACCCAGATCGCGGTGCTGGAGGACAACGTCCTCGTCGAGAACTTCGTCACCGCCTCCGGCTCCGGCTCGCTCGTCGGCAACGTGTACCTGGGCCGCGTGCAGAACGTGCTGCCCAGCATGGAAGCCGCGTTCGTCGACATCGGCCGCGGCCGCAACGCCGTGCTGTACGCGGGCGAGGTCGACTGGGACGCCGCCGGGCTCGCGGGCAAGGCGCGCCGCATCGAGCAGGCCCTGTCCACCGGCGACAGCGTCCTGGTGCAGGTCACCAAGGACCCCGTCGGTCACAAGGGCGCCCGGCTGACCACCCAGATCAGCCTGCCCGGCCGGTTCCTGGTGTACGTGCCGGGCGGCGGTGCCACCGGCATCAGCCGGAAGCTGCCGGACAACGAGCGCAAGCGGCTCAAGGAGATCCTCAAGCGGATCGTCCCGGACAACGCCGGTGTGATCATCCGCACCGCCTCCGAGGGCACCAGCGAAGAGGCCCTGGACCGCGACGTGCGCCGCCTGCAGGCCCAGTGGGAGGTCATCAAGGAGAAGGCCGACACCCCGAAGGCCCAGGCGCCGCAGCTGCTCTACGAGGAGCCCGACCTGCTGATCAAGGTCGTGCGGGACCTGTTCACCGAGGACTTCTCCTCGCTGGTCGTCCAGGGCGGCGACGCGTGGGACACCATCGAGGCCTACGTGCAGCACGTGGCGCCGGACCTGATGAGCCGGCTCACCAAGCACACCGGCAAGGGCGACGTCTTCACCGAGCAGCGGATCACCGAGCAGATCGCGAAGGCGCTGGACCGCAAGGTCTGGTTGCCCTCCGGTGGCTACCTGGTGATCGACCGCACCGAGGCGATGACCGTCATCGACGTCAACACCGGCAAGTTCACCGGCTCGGGCGGCAACCTGGAGGAGACGGTCACCAGGAACAACCTGGAGGCGGCCGAGGAGATCGTGCGCCAGCTGCGGCTGCGCGACATCGGCGGCATCATCGTGATCGACTTCATCGACATGGTGCTGGAGTCCAACCGGGACCTGGTGCTGCGCAGGCTCACCGAGTGCCTCGGGCGGGACCGCACCCGGCACCAGGTCGCCGAGGTGACCTCGCTCGGGCTGGTGCAGATGACCCGCAAGCGGGTCGGCACCGGTCTGCTGGAGGCCTACAGCAGCACGTGCGAGCACTGCCGCGGGCGGGGCCTGATGGTCTCGACGGACCCGGTGGTGCACCAGCACGGCGGTGGGAACTCCGGCGGCGGCGGTGGCGGCGGCTCGCGCCGGAACCGCAACAAGGGCAAGCACGACGGCTCCGGGGACTCGGACGGTGCGCAGCACGGCGAGCGCAACGGGGCCGTGCAGGAGCAGTCCTCGAAGGACGCCCAGAGCAAGCAGGACTCCGGCAAGCAGGACTCCGGCAAGCAGGACTCCGGCAAGCAGGACTCCGGCAAGCAGGACTCCGGCAAGCAGGACTCCGGCAAGCAGGACTCCGGCAAGCAGGACTCCGGCAAGCAGGACTCTGCCAAGCAGGAGTCCGGCAAGGATTCGGGCAAGCAGGAGTCGGGCAAGGACTCCGCCAAGCAGGACTCCGGCAAGCACGAGTCGGCCAAGGATTCCGGCAAGCAGGACGGCGGCAAGCACGGCGGCGGCAAGCGCGAGCAGGGCAAGCCCGCCGAGCAGGACTCGGGCCGGAAGGACGGCGGTAAGCAGGACACCGCCGAGCAGGCCCCTGGCGAGCAGGGCGGCAAGCCCGCGAAGCAGGAGCAGGCGGCCGAACCCGCCGCCCCGGTCGAGCAGCGGCCCGCGCAGCAGAAGCCCGAGCAGCACTCCGCGCAGCAGCAGTCCGAGCAGCACTCCGCGCAGCAGCAGCCCGCATCCCCGGCCGCCCAGCAGCCGGAGTCCGGGGAGACCAACGGCCGCTCCCGGCGGCGCAAGGTCAGCCGCCCGGCGGGCAGCGCGGGAGCATCGGCCGAGCCGGTGGTCCTCGCGGTGGAGAAGCCGGCCGAGCCCGCCACCAACGGGGTCCCGGAGGTGCCGGCGCCTGCGACGGCCTCGGTCACCCGCAGGCCGCGGCGCCGGGCGGCGTCCCGGGCCGCGGGCGCGCCGACGAACTCCCCGGAGGCCGCCCCCGGCGACGCCGCGGACGCCACCGCCGGAGCGAGTTCCGAGAGCTGA
- a CDS encoding TIGR03960 family B12-binding radical SAM protein, whose amino-acid sequence MSVESVFDRLEPLLPRVSKPVQYVGGELNATVKEWDATTVRWALMYPDAYEVGLPNQGVMILYEILNELSDVLAERTYSVWPDLEELMREHGIPQFTVDAHRPVGAFDVLGVSFATELGYTNLLSALDLAGIPLHAVDRTEEHPVVLAGGHAAFNPEPVADFLDAAVLGDGEESVLEITAAIRRWKDEGRPGGRDELLLRLAESGGVYVPKFYDVRYAEDGTIAEVVPNHERVPYRVFKRTTMELDEWPYPKQPLVPLAESVHERMSVEIFRGCTRGCRFCQAGMITRPVRERSPEGIGEMVQKGLEATGFEEVGLLSLSSADHSEIAEVTKGLADRYEGSNTSLSLPSTRVDAFNVDLANELSRNGRRSGLTFAPEGGSERIRRVINKMVSEEDLIRTVSAAFANGWRQVKLYFMCGLPTEEDEDVLQIAEMAKEVIRAGRQVSGRKDIRCTISIGGFVPKPHTPFQWAAQCDPDTVDERLRKLRHAVNSDRSLGRNIGMRYHDGKPSLVEGLLSRGDRRLGTVIERVWREGGRFDGWNEHFSYQRWVDCAAEELARFGVDVAWYTTRERGEQEILPWDHLDSGLDKEWLWADWQDALDAREQDDCRWTPCFDCGVCPTMGTDIEIGPSGRALLPISPVGKGSPVSNPAFG is encoded by the coding sequence GTGAGTGTGGAGTCCGTGTTCGACCGCCTGGAGCCGCTGCTGCCCCGCGTCTCCAAACCCGTGCAGTACGTGGGCGGGGAGCTCAACGCGACCGTCAAGGAGTGGGACGCGACCACCGTGCGGTGGGCGTTGATGTACCCCGACGCCTACGAGGTCGGGCTGCCCAACCAGGGCGTCATGATCCTCTACGAGATCCTCAACGAGCTCTCCGACGTGCTCGCCGAGCGCACCTACTCGGTGTGGCCGGACCTGGAGGAGCTCATGCGGGAGCACGGCATCCCGCAGTTCACCGTGGACGCGCACCGCCCGGTCGGCGCCTTCGACGTGCTCGGAGTCAGCTTCGCCACCGAACTCGGCTACACGAACCTGCTCAGCGCGCTGGACCTCGCGGGCATCCCGCTGCACGCCGTCGACCGCACCGAGGAGCACCCCGTGGTGCTCGCGGGCGGGCACGCCGCGTTCAACCCGGAACCGGTCGCCGACTTCCTCGACGCGGCCGTGCTCGGGGACGGCGAGGAATCCGTCCTGGAGATCACCGCCGCGATCCGGCGCTGGAAGGACGAGGGGCGCCCCGGCGGGCGCGACGAGCTGCTGCTGCGGCTCGCCGAGAGCGGTGGCGTGTACGTGCCGAAGTTCTACGACGTGCGTTACGCCGAGGACGGCACCATCGCCGAGGTCGTGCCGAACCACGAGCGCGTGCCCTACCGGGTGTTCAAGCGCACCACCATGGAACTCGACGAGTGGCCGTACCCGAAGCAGCCGCTGGTGCCGCTCGCCGAGAGCGTCCACGAGCGGATGAGCGTGGAGATCTTCCGCGGCTGCACCCGCGGCTGCCGGTTCTGCCAGGCCGGGATGATCACCCGGCCGGTGCGGGAGCGCTCGCCCGAGGGCATCGGTGAGATGGTGCAGAAGGGCCTGGAAGCGACCGGGTTCGAGGAGGTCGGGCTGCTGTCGCTGAGCTCCGCCGACCACTCCGAGATCGCCGAGGTCACCAAGGGCCTCGCCGACCGCTACGAGGGTTCCAACACCAGCCTGTCGCTGCCGTCCACCCGCGTCGACGCGTTCAACGTGGACCTCGCCAACGAGCTGTCCCGCAACGGCCGCCGCTCCGGGCTCACCTTCGCGCCCGAAGGCGGCAGCGAACGCATCCGCCGCGTCATCAACAAGATGGTGTCCGAAGAGGACCTCATCCGGACCGTGTCCGCCGCGTTCGCCAACGGCTGGCGGCAGGTCAAGCTCTACTTCATGTGCGGCCTGCCCACCGAGGAGGACGAGGACGTCCTGCAGATCGCCGAGATGGCCAAGGAGGTCATCCGCGCCGGACGGCAGGTCAGCGGGCGCAAGGACATCCGCTGCACCATCTCCATCGGCGGGTTCGTGCCGAAACCGCACACCCCGTTCCAGTGGGCCGCGCAGTGCGATCCGGACACCGTGGACGAGCGGCTGCGCAAGCTCCGCCACGCCGTCAACTCGGACCGCTCCCTCGGGCGCAACATCGGCATGCGCTACCACGACGGCAAGCCCTCGCTGGTCGAAGGGCTGCTGTCCCGCGGCGACCGCAGGCTCGGCACCGTCATCGAGCGGGTGTGGCGCGAGGGCGGCCGGTTCGACGGGTGGAACGAGCACTTCTCCTACCAGCGCTGGGTGGACTGCGCCGCCGAGGAGCTCGCGCGGTTCGGCGTCGACGTCGCCTGGTACACCACCCGGGAACGCGGGGAGCAGGAGATCCTGCCCTGGGACCACCTGGACTCCGGGCTGGACAAGGAATGGCTCTGGGCCGACTGGCAGGACGCGCTCGACGCCCGGGAGCAGGACGACTGCCGGTGGACGCCGTGCTTCGACTGCGGGGTGTGCCCGACGATGGGCACCGACATCGAGATCGGACCGTCGGGGCGCGCGCTGCTGCCGATCAGCCCGGTCGGCAAGGGCTCCCCGGTCAGCAACCCCGCGTTCGGCTGA
- a CDS encoding TA system VapC family ribonuclease toxin → MIACDVNILVSAYNLDDPRQPEYADWLGEALSGPQLVGLPSLVLSGFMRIMTNRKILREPLLTHTAADLADELAHAGNVAKIEPGAAHWGIFAELCRKTEAKANHIPDAYLAAIAIEHGAEWITADRGFARYPGLRWRHPLD, encoded by the coding sequence ATGATCGCCTGCGACGTCAACATCCTGGTGTCCGCGTACAACCTGGATGATCCACGGCAGCCCGAGTACGCGGACTGGCTCGGCGAGGCGCTCTCGGGTCCCCAGCTCGTCGGTCTGCCCTCGCTCGTCCTGAGCGGGTTCATGCGCATCATGACCAACCGGAAGATCCTCCGGGAGCCCCTGCTCACGCACACGGCCGCCGACCTCGCCGACGAACTCGCGCACGCGGGGAACGTGGCCAAGATCGAACCGGGAGCGGCCCACTGGGGGATCTTCGCCGAGTTGTGCCGGAAGACCGAGGCGAAGGCGAACCACATCCCCGACGCCTACCTCGCCGCCATCGCGATCGAGCACGGCGCGGAGTGGATCACGGCCGATCGGGGCTTCGCGCGGTACCCGGGCCTGCGCTGGCGCCATCCGCTGGACTAG
- a CDS encoding S8 family peptidase: MPLARSAGAAAASLALLGLLAGPGPAATAEPDPSCTAGGPALRYVVLFDPGLPRATAESEAAGQCGSTAAYYPEIGVAVVDSAEPDFTGRMGRDRAYSAERQVLADRVEAERGEQAAGAGTAPDQQWNLRAIHAADAHATTRGAGALVGVLDSGVDAAHPELAAALDVRRSANCLTPEDPELDAPPEGDAHGTHVAGIIAAADDGAGVTGVAPEARLASIRVVNADGYVHPEAAVCGFVWAAEHGVDVVNSSFLVESAQLGCTRAGSPVPREAVRRAVRYATERDVLTVAAVGNERADLTAVPPEREPVCDAVPTELDGVVSVAAVGPDEVKSGYSSYGLGAVDVAAPGGEQRDEQCVRSTAPGGDYRSTCGTSMAAPHVAGVAALLASRDPDAGAAELGRRLLETARPLPCPADYDLDADGAQDALCRGYATYNGFYGHGLVDARAALAPPG; the protein is encoded by the coding sequence GTGCCCCTCGCCCGGTCGGCCGGTGCCGCCGCGGCCAGCCTCGCGTTGCTGGGCCTGCTGGCCGGACCCGGCCCCGCCGCCACCGCGGAACCGGACCCGTCCTGCACCGCGGGCGGTCCCGCGCTGCGCTACGTCGTGCTGTTCGACCCCGGTCTGCCCCGCGCCACCGCGGAATCCGAGGCAGCGGGTCAGTGCGGGTCGACGGCGGCGTACTACCCGGAGATCGGCGTGGCCGTCGTGGACTCGGCCGAACCGGACTTCACCGGGCGGATGGGGCGGGACCGCGCCTACAGCGCCGAGCGGCAGGTCCTCGCGGACCGCGTCGAGGCGGAGCGCGGCGAGCAGGCAGCGGGTGCGGGCACCGCCCCGGACCAGCAGTGGAACCTGCGCGCGATCCACGCCGCGGACGCGCACGCCACGACCCGCGGCGCGGGCGCGCTCGTCGGGGTGCTCGACTCCGGCGTCGACGCCGCGCACCCGGAGCTGGCGGCCGCGCTGGACGTGCGGCGGTCCGCGAACTGCCTCACCCCGGAGGACCCGGAGCTCGACGCCCCGCCGGAGGGCGACGCGCACGGCACCCACGTGGCGGGCATCATCGCCGCCGCGGACGACGGCGCGGGCGTCACCGGCGTCGCCCCCGAGGCCCGGCTGGCGTCGATCCGGGTGGTCAACGCGGACGGGTACGTGCACCCGGAGGCCGCGGTGTGCGGGTTCGTGTGGGCCGCCGAGCACGGCGTGGACGTGGTGAACAGCAGCTTCCTGGTGGAGTCCGCGCAGCTGGGCTGCACCCGAGCCGGATCCCCGGTGCCGCGGGAGGCGGTGCGCCGGGCGGTGCGCTACGCGACCGAGCGGGACGTGCTCACCGTCGCGGCCGTCGGCAACGAGAGGGCCGACCTGACCGCGGTGCCGCCGGAGCGCGAACCGGTGTGCGATGCGGTGCCGACCGAGCTGGACGGGGTGGTGTCGGTGGCCGCGGTCGGTCCCGACGAGGTGAAGTCCGGTTACAGCTCGTACGGGCTCGGCGCGGTGGACGTGGCGGCGCCGGGCGGCGAGCAGCGCGACGAGCAGTGCGTGCGCTCGACGGCGCCCGGCGGGGACTACCGCTCGACCTGCGGCACCTCGATGGCGGCGCCGCACGTGGCGGGCGTGGCGGCGCTGCTGGCGTCCCGCGATCCGGACGCGGGCGCCGCCGAGCTGGGCCGCAGGCTGCTGGAGACGGCGCGGCCGCTGCCGTGCCCTGCGGACTACGACCTCGACGCGGACGGCGCGCAGGACGCGCTGTGCCGCGGCTACGCCACCTACAACGGCTTCTACGGCCATGGCCTCGTCGACGCCCGGGCTGCCCTCGCTCCGCCGGGCTGA
- the ndk gene encoding nucleoside-diphosphate kinase yields MSERTLVLVKPDGVERGLVGEVIGRIERKGLKLVALELRQVDEDLAKQHYAEHDGKPFFGSLLEFITSGQVLAAVVEGPRAISAFRQLAGGTDPVEKAAPGSIRGDFGLEVQYNLVHGSDSPESAEREIKLWFPSL; encoded by the coding sequence GTGAGCGAGCGCACCCTGGTCCTGGTCAAGCCCGACGGGGTCGAGCGCGGCCTGGTCGGTGAGGTCATCGGCCGGATCGAGCGCAAGGGCCTCAAGCTGGTCGCGCTGGAACTGCGCCAGGTCGACGAGGACCTCGCCAAGCAGCACTACGCCGAGCACGACGGCAAGCCGTTCTTCGGCTCCCTGCTGGAGTTCATCACCTCCGGCCAGGTGCTGGCCGCCGTCGTCGAGGGCCCCCGTGCCATCTCGGCGTTCCGCCAGCTCGCCGGTGGCACCGACCCGGTCGAGAAGGCCGCCCCGGGCAGCATCCGCGGCGACTTCGGCCTGGAGGTGCAGTACAACCTGGTGCACGGCTCCGACTCGCCGGAGTCCGCCGAGCGCGAGATCAAGCTCTGGTTCCCCAGCCTCTGA
- a CDS encoding TIGR03936 family radical SAM-associated protein, translating into MSRRDHPNPSAAPVQKLRLRYTKRGRLRFSSHRDLARVFERALRRAGVPMAYSQGFSPHPKISWAGAVPTGVASEAEYVELQLVQRVEPDLLRAELNRVLPPGMELVEVVEAGPGALAERLTASRWAVELPDVGVEPLRAAVAALLAAESVEVERMTKDGRRTLDARAALVSAEVLDSADPAAVCDQSSASVAQVDDWPKGPAPYGILVTVVRQTTPVVRPDDVLNALRVVADLDPSTAARATRWEQGRLDDEGGLADPFAQDRATAVAQRETIPAG; encoded by the coding sequence GTGAGTCGCCGCGACCACCCCAACCCGTCCGCGGCGCCGGTGCAGAAGCTGCGCCTGCGCTACACCAAACGAGGGCGCCTGCGGTTCAGCTCGCACCGCGACCTCGCCCGGGTGTTCGAGCGGGCGCTGCGCCGCGCGGGGGTACCGATGGCGTACTCGCAGGGGTTCAGCCCCCATCCCAAGATCTCCTGGGCCGGTGCGGTGCCGACGGGCGTGGCCAGCGAAGCCGAGTACGTCGAGCTGCAGCTGGTGCAGCGGGTGGAACCGGACCTGCTGCGGGCGGAGCTGAACCGGGTCCTGCCGCCCGGGATGGAGCTCGTCGAAGTGGTGGAGGCCGGGCCGGGCGCGCTGGCCGAACGCCTCACCGCGAGCCGCTGGGCGGTCGAACTGCCGGACGTCGGCGTCGAACCGCTGCGCGCCGCGGTCGCCGCCCTGCTCGCCGCCGAGTCGGTCGAAGTGGAGCGGATGACCAAGGACGGGCGCCGGACCTTGGACGCGCGAGCGGCGCTCGTGTCGGCGGAAGTCCTGGACAGTGCAGATCCGGCTGCGGTGTGTGACCAATCTTCCGCTTCCGTCGCCCAAGTGGACGATTGGCCGAAGGGCCCTGCACCGTATGGGATACTCGTAACGGTCGTGCGGCAGACAACACCCGTCGTTCGACCCGACGATGTGCTGAACGCCCTGCGCGTCGTCGCCGATCTGGACCCGTCCACGGCCGCTCGAGCGACCCGGTGGGAACAAGGTCGGCTCGACGACGAGGGAGGGCTCGCCGACCCGTTCGCCCAGGACAGGGCGACGGCCGTGGCCCAGCGGGAGACAATCCCGGCCGGGTGA
- a CDS encoding ASCH domain-containing protein: MLTDADLELVRRATAVLDRATLDDGHQVSAAAYDERGAVFTGMNVSHFTGGPCAEPVVIGQAAASGSAPLTTVVAVLATGRQVIPPCGRCRQQLFDYFPRSRAIIRGKNGLEAVPITDLLPFPYDYRNYEPGGPAPELHVWDRYLDAVRDGAKRSTVRVHDPVRPGPVRLVFEHADGSATTLAAEVTGVERKPADALTDEDAVLDGFADLAELRAALARHYPGLAGSAEVDVVRFEPAW; encoded by the coding sequence ATGCTCACCGATGCGGACCTCGAACTGGTGCGGCGGGCCACCGCCGTGCTCGACCGCGCCACGCTCGACGACGGCCACCAGGTGTCGGCCGCCGCCTACGACGAGCGGGGCGCGGTGTTCACCGGGATGAACGTCTCGCACTTCACCGGCGGCCCGTGCGCGGAACCCGTCGTGATCGGCCAGGCCGCCGCCTCCGGGTCCGCACCGCTGACGACGGTGGTCGCGGTCCTGGCGACCGGCCGGCAGGTCATCCCGCCCTGCGGCCGGTGCAGGCAGCAGCTGTTCGACTACTTCCCGCGGTCGCGGGCGATCATCCGCGGCAAGAACGGGCTGGAAGCGGTCCCGATCACCGACCTGCTGCCGTTCCCCTACGACTACCGGAACTACGAACCGGGCGGGCCTGCCCCGGAACTGCACGTGTGGGACCGCTACCTGGACGCGGTCCGCGACGGCGCCAAGCGCAGCACCGTGCGGGTGCACGATCCGGTGCGGCCCGGCCCGGTGCGGCTGGTGTTCGAGCACGCGGACGGATCGGCGACGACGTTGGCGGCCGAGGTGACCGGAGTGGAGCGCAAGCCCGCGGACGCGCTGACCGACGAGGACGCGGTGCTGGACGGCTTCGCCGACCTGGCCGAGCTGCGGGCCGCGCTGGCGAGGCACTACCCCGGGCTGGCCGGGTCCGCCGAGGTCGACGTGGTGCGGTTCGAACCCGCCTGGTGA
- a CDS encoding ribbon-helix-helix domain-containing protein, with protein sequence MTHSTRTTITVDADLLNEVKRQSLQNHMTVSEFIQDSVRERLAKMRQRSAPFTVRAVRTGGYQPGVDITDSAALHDLMERE encoded by the coding sequence ATGACGCACAGCACGAGAACCACGATCACCGTTGACGCCGACCTGTTGAACGAGGTCAAGCGTCAATCGCTCCAGAACCACATGACCGTCAGCGAGTTCATCCAGGACAGCGTCCGGGAGCGCCTCGCCAAGATGCGCCAACGATCGGCGCCGTTCACGGTGCGAGCCGTGCGCACGGGCGGTTATCAGCCGGGGGTCGACATCACCGACAGCGCAGCGCTGCACGACCTCATGGAGCGCGAATGA
- a CDS encoding zinc-binding dehydrogenase has product MRAAVHTAVNEPMTIEEIADPHPKAGEVAIDVLSCGACHSDLHVLKGELPFPTPAVLGHEVAGVVSEVGPGVTGVRVGDRVVTSFIMPCGRCAQCTRGNSEICLEFFAHNRAKGLLYDGQTRLFRPGGEPVWMYSMGGLAERSVTPVTSVYQVPDEVELADVASVGCSTMTAYGALRHAADVRVGDAVAVVAAGGVGSSLIQLAALFGASTIVAVDISADKLDAASALGATHVVNSAEVDAPEAIRELTGGRGVDVAFEALGSPATFGVARDSVVEGGQVVVVGIAPKGSVGEFDLATIARRKLQIKGSYGAKPQRDMPVLLDLVARGRLRPQDTVSRRFAFDEVQDAYDALNRREIRGRAVIDIA; this is encoded by the coding sequence ATGCGAGCAGCCGTGCACACCGCCGTGAACGAGCCGATGACCATCGAGGAGATCGCCGACCCGCACCCGAAGGCCGGGGAGGTCGCGATCGACGTGCTCTCCTGCGGCGCCTGCCACTCGGACCTGCACGTGCTCAAGGGGGAGCTGCCGTTCCCGACGCCGGCCGTGCTGGGACACGAGGTGGCCGGTGTCGTCTCCGAGGTCGGGCCGGGCGTGACCGGGGTGCGGGTGGGCGACCGAGTGGTCACCAGCTTCATCATGCCGTGCGGCCGGTGCGCGCAGTGCACGCGCGGGAACTCCGAGATCTGCCTGGAGTTCTTCGCGCACAACCGGGCGAAGGGCCTGCTCTACGACGGCCAGACCCGGCTGTTCCGGCCCGGTGGCGAGCCGGTGTGGATGTACTCGATGGGCGGGCTGGCCGAGCGGTCGGTGACGCCGGTGACCTCGGTCTACCAAGTGCCGGACGAGGTGGAGCTGGCGGACGTGGCCTCGGTGGGCTGCTCGACGATGACCGCCTACGGGGCGCTGCGACACGCCGCGGACGTGCGGGTCGGCGATGCGGTGGCGGTGGTCGCCGCGGGCGGGGTGGGCAGTTCGCTGATCCAGCTGGCCGCGCTGTTCGGGGCGTCGACGATCGTGGCGGTGGACATCTCCGCGGACAAGCTGGACGCGGCGAGCGCGCTGGGCGCCACGCACGTGGTGAACTCGGCGGAGGTGGACGCGCCGGAGGCGATCCGGGAACTCACCGGCGGTCGCGGCGTGGACGTGGCCTTCGAGGCGCTGGGCAGCCCGGCGACGTTCGGCGTGGCCCGCGATTCCGTGGTGGAGGGCGGTCAGGTCGTGGTGGTCGGCATCGCCCCGAAGGGCAGCGTCGGCGAGTTCGACCTGGCGACCATCGCGCGGCGGAAGCTGCAGATCAAGGGCTCGTACGGCGCGAAACCCCAGCGGGACATGCCGGTGCTGCTGGACCTGGTGGCGCGCGGGCGGCTGCGGCCGCAGGACACCGTGAGCCGCCGGTTCGCCTTCGACGAGGTGCAGGACGCCTACGACGCGCTGAACCGCCGCGAGATCCGCGGCCGGGCGGTCATCGACATCGCCTGA